One uncultured Desulfovibrio sp. genomic window, CATTGAACCAAGAGATATTGCCCGCAAGCTGCATGCCCACAAGCGCCACAAATATCCAAACCAGGGCAGACCCGCCAGGGCTCAGATATCGGCTGGCATTGAGATGCAGGGCATTGCCCACCATGCCTCCGCCCCACATGTCACCAAGGGTGATATCCGAGGCGGAGCCAATGACAAGCAGGCAGACGGTAAGCAAAAAGAAGCCAAGCCAGCGCGACCAGTGCAGACTGTACGAAGGAGAAACGTAGGCCGCCCCCAGCGCACCGAAAACCAGTGGGCAGAGATAGGCGGCCACGCCAAACACATCGTTAAGAAAACCTGCAGTGTACGCGCCGAAAAGGCCAGCCTTGTTCTTTACCTTGACAACACCGCTGACCACATGGTTAAGGCTGGGGTCGTTGGCGTCAAAACTGAGCAGGCTGAGCAAAAGCAACAGCGCCCAGAAGATAAGAAAAAGGCCAAGAAGCTCGCGGCTGAATTTATGGGCGTCCGTAGGGCTACCCTCCCGAACCGGTCATCATTCCCGGCCCAGGTATTCCTTGGTGCGCGTGTCAACCTTGATGCGATCGCCTTCGTTGACAAAAATGGGCACCTGAACCGAAATACCGGTTTCAAGCTTGGCAGCCTTGGTGACGTTGCTGACAGTGTCGCCCTTGGCGCCGGGCTCGGTTTCAACAACCGCAAGCACAAGGCTCAGCGGGATGTCGATATCAAGGGGGCTGCCCTTGTACAGCAGCACGCGGCATTCCTGACCGTCCTTGAGAAAGCCTTCCTTGCCATCAGTGGTGGTGATGTGCATCTGGAGCTGTTCGTAGGTGGTCATATCCATGAAGATAAGGTCATCATCCTGACGATACAGAAACTGCATGTCGCGGGTTTCCAGGTCGGGCTTGTTGACTTTTTCGCCGGAACGGAAGGTTATATCCTGCATGCGGCCAGTAAGGATGTTGCGCAGCTTGGTACGAACCATAGCGCCACCCTTGCCGGGCTTGAAATGCTGAAAATCAACGATTTCGTAAGGGGTGCCTTCGACTTCGATCTTCAGACCCTTGCGAAAGTCTGTGGTAGAATACATTTGTCCTCCTAAACATGTCGCCGCAAAAATGGCGCAAACGGGCGTAAGGCCGATCATTTGCCAACTGCGGCAAGAGCGGCTACCTTATACGGAAGTTAGCTGAAAATATCAGCCCTGAATTGAAAATATTTGCTGAAAGATGCTTGCTTGTCAAGACACAAAGTTAAAGTATCACATGAGGTTTATTATGAATCCCGTTCTTACCCTTGAAACTACAGCCTATACTCTTGAGCAGCTCATATCTCTGCCCGTGGCGCAGATAGCCCTTGCGGGGCGCTCCAATGTGGGTAAATCATCGCTTATCAACGCCCTGGCTGGCCGCAAAAAACTGGCAAAAGTCAGCTCCACGCCCGGCAAAACCCGCTCGGTAAATTATTACCATGTGACACCCCATGACTTTTATCTCGTTGACCTGCCGGGTTACGGCTATGCCCGCGCAAGCCATACGGAACGGGAAAAATGGGCGCGCCTGCTTGAGCGGTATCTGGTGGAATGCACAAGCCTCAAGGCCTTGGCCCTGCTGCTCGACAGCCGTCTTGAACCTCAGAAGCTCGACAAAAATCTGGCGTCCTTTGCCCGCACCAACGGCCTGAATATTGTGCCCGTGCTGACCAAGGCAGACAAGTGCAGCCAGCGGGAGCGCGCCAACCGCCAAAATGAATGGCAGGAGCTGCTCGGCACCCGCCCCATCGTCACGTCTTCCAGCAACCGTTACGGCATTGATAACCTCTGGCGCGCGCTCGTTGAAACAGCGGTTCCCCAGCGTCTGGCCCCCGGCGCACTCAATGCCGCAGACGCGGAAGCTGAGCCGCATGATGGCGCTATTGCTGAGCAGGAGCCGCAGGAACAGGCTGAAAATCAGAATTGATTCACAGCAAAAAATCTGCCTGCTCCACTTTTGCCAAAGGCCGCGTACAGAGCGGAATCTCCAAAAAGCAAAAGGATTACGGCGCTGGTCACAACAGCGCCGTAATCAAGGCTGAAATCGGCAGGCTGTTGCGCTGAAAGAGCGCGGCGGCGCGGTGATTTTATTAAGCCACATGCCCGCCAGATGCACTTGGACTGTTATGCCGCAGGGGTATTTGACACAACTGCCGGTTCCATGTGGATGCTCAAGCGGCCCAGCTGGGGCACTGCGGCACGAATGCGCTTTTCAAGGCGCGTACAGACGTTGTGCGCCTCTTCCACGGACAGCCCCACACTCACATTGCAGTGGAATGAAATGCAGACTCCCTGCTCCGGCAGCACATAAGTAGAAAACTTGTGCGGCATGGCCGCCAGAGGCTCATTTTCCACTGCTGCCTTGATTTCACGCCATGCCATCTCGGAAAAAGGCACGGAAACCGAAGCGCCCGGTTCCAGCGCAGCGCTTGGAGCCTTGGGCTCCATGTGGCTGACGATCTCAACACCCGGCAATGCATCCCGCAGTGTGTCCTCAAAGGCCTTGACCCGCGCGTACGCCCGGTCAAAGGGCATCTGGCCCGGCAGTTCAACGTGCAGCTCAATATGGCAGGCGCTGTCTGCGCTCAAAACATGCACATCATGAACCGCAAGGCCATGCTCAGATGCGGCAACCTGCACCAGGGCAAAGGGATTGTTTTCATCAATGCGGCACGATTTGCGAGGCTCCACGTGCACGGTCACGTCCGCACCAGGTAGAACGCCGGACACAGCTTCTTCAGCCTCATGCGCGAGGCGGTGCCCATCACTTACCTTCAGGCCCGGTGCAACGCCAACAGTCAAATCCACAAAGCTCTGCGGCCCGCTGGTGCGCACACGCACACGCCTGACCTCGGAAATGCCCGCGATCTTTCGCACGGCGACCACAATGGCTTCGCTCGCCTGTGATGAAGCAGAATCCATCAGCATATTCACAGCATCCGAGGCCATATGCATGCTTGCCCGAAAAATAATTGCAGCCACAAGCAGAGCCGCCACCGTATCTGCCTGCGAAAGGACGCGGCTTATGGGCTCAGGCAGTTGCAGGGCCTGTGCAAGCCACACGGCCAGCACCCCCACAAGCACGACGGCAGAAGAAAGAATATCTGTGGAAAAATGCAGGGCATCAGCTTCTAGAGCCTGGCTGTTGAAGTTTTTGGCAACCCGCCGCAAAACACGTACCCGGTTGATGTCAACAGCCATGGAAATCGCCATGACGCCAACACCCCAAAGCGAAGGCACAACAGGGCTTGAACCTGAAGTGAGGCGCTGAACGCCCTCGTAGACCACCCATACGCAGGTGGCGAATAAAAGCACCGTCTGCGCAAGAGCCGAGAGGTTTTCGGCCTTTCCATGCCCGTAAGGGTGCCGTGAATCAGCAGGCTTGGCTGAAATTCTCACCGCAGCAAGGGTAAGGGCAGCCGCCAGCAGATCAAGCCCGCTGTGCAAGGCTTCAGACAATATGCCAAGGCTGTTGGTATACAAGCCGACCGCAAGCTTGATGCTGGTAAGCCCCAGTGCCGCGAGCAGCGACAACATGGCTGCGCGGCTTTTTTCGCTGGCACCGTTATCCATAACGTTCATGGCGAGTTTCCTACAGAAAGATTACTATGCAGAATTTGCGCCGTTGGCGCGTGTTGCGCGTCAACCGCAAGCGTATTCAGAATATTGCTAAGGGGCAATGTGACACAAACCGGCTGTTTTTTGCAAAACAGCCGGTTTGTATTAATCTGACAACCTTCAGAAATAACCGTTACGGATTGTTACAGCCAGGTAAACCACCGCTTCCAGCTGCCTTCACGCTTTTCGCGAACTTCCTGCGACTGCGCCTCACGATAGTTGTGATAGGCAGCGAGGCTCTTTTCCTTGGCATGATCGGCAACTTCAGGCACATCCTTGAAGTTTTTCATAATGTATTCGTAACGATGCCAGGCCGGACCGTACTTTTTCATGTGCCAGAACACATCGGCAATATACAGTTCGTGTTCGGCCATGAGCTGACGGCACGTGCGCATGTGTTCTTCCGCGCTCTTGGAATACGGAGAGTCGGGGAAGGTCTGGCGCAAGCGGTCAAAGTAGTCGTAAGCTTCCTTGAGTTCTGTGGTGGCCCTGTCGATGGAGCGGAACTGCTTCATGAGCGACATGCCAGTCTGGTACAGAACATAGGGAATAGCTTCATGGCGAGGATGCAGCGACTCGAAATCTTTGTAGGTTTCGGCAGCAAGCTCATATTCCTCGTCAAGGAAGTAGGCATCTGCAAGCGACAGTTCCGCATCAACCGTGTACGGGCTGAAGGGATACGTATCGCGAAGTTTGTTGTACAGCTCCACGGCGCGCACGTAGTTTTTCTCACTCATGGCGTCATTGGCGGCTTCAAAAACCTCCTGGGCGGTGTCTTCCGCCGGCGGCAGGTAGATCATATCAATGATGCCGCAACCGGAAACCGCAAACATGCTTATGACAAGCAAAATGGAGCGAAGCAGTTTTTTATGCATGGAGCTGTTCCAAAAATACAAACGCCGCCTGCGCGGCTGTTGCGCCGTCACCGGCGGCAGTGATTACCTGACGACAAAGCTTGGAGCGAATATCACCGGCTGCGAAAACGCCCGGAATGCTGGTGCGCATTTCCGTATCGGTGATAATGAAACCTTGCGCGTCACGTACGACCTCTGCGGGCAAAAAGCCGGTGGAGGGTTCATATCCCACGTAGACGAAAAGCCCGTCTACGGGCAAATGACGTTCCTCTCCGGTCTTCAGTTCCTTAACCGTCAGACCTGTCAGCTCGTTTTCGCCGTGCAAACGGCTCACAACGCTGCTGCGCAGGATCTCGATCTTGTCGCCATAGGCGTCAAGCTTATCCTGATAAATCTTGTGCCCGCGGAATTCATCGCGGCGATGGATAAGATAGAGCTTTCCCACAATCTTTGCAAGATAAAGCGACTCTTCCAACGCCGAATTACCACCGCCTACAACCGCCACGGTCTGATTGCGAAAAAAATTGCCGTCGCAGATGGCGCAATAGGAAACGCCATGACCGCGCAGCCGGTCTTCGCCCTCAAGTCCGAGCGGCTTGTGGTGCGCTCCGGAACAAACAATGACCGTCTTGCCGATATAATCCACGCCTCCGGCGCGAACAGCAAAACGTCCAGCCGAACCGGTTACGGATTCAACAGCTGCAGCTGGCCGGTCAACATCAAGGCCGGTCAAATGCGCTTCAAAAAGATCCGCTAGCTCATAACCCTTAATGCCCTTGGGAAAACCGGGATAGTTTTCCATGGCCTCAGTCTGCAAAATCTGGCCACCCGCTGCCAGTTGCTCGGGCATAAGCACCGAGCAACCAGAGCGGGCCAGATACATTGCTGCCGTAATGCCAGCGGGGCCGCTGCCTATGACTACGGCATCATATTCTTTCATGCCAGAGCCTTTGTATCAATAAGGTCTTTCAGGGCAGCCTTGGTGACAGCTCCGGTGATCTGCTCTACCGTTTCACCCTTTTTGAAAAGGACA contains:
- the yihA gene encoding ribosome biogenesis GTP-binding protein YihA/YsxC, which codes for MNPVLTLETTAYTLEQLISLPVAQIALAGRSNVGKSSLINALAGRKKLAKVSSTPGKTRSVNYYHVTPHDFYLVDLPGYGYARASHTEREKWARLLERYLVECTSLKALALLLDSRLEPQKLDKNLASFARTNGLNIVPVLTKADKCSQRERANRQNEWQELLGTRPIVTSSSNRYGIDNLWRALVETAVPQRLAPGALNAADAEAEPHDGAIAEQEPQEQAENQN
- a CDS encoding outer membrane protein assembly factor BamD, coding for MHKKLLRSILLVISMFAVSGCGIIDMIYLPPAEDTAQEVFEAANDAMSEKNYVRAVELYNKLRDTYPFSPYTVDAELSLADAYFLDEEYELAAETYKDFESLHPRHEAIPYVLYQTGMSLMKQFRSIDRATTELKEAYDYFDRLRQTFPDSPYSKSAEEHMRTCRQLMAEHELYIADVFWHMKKYGPAWHRYEYIMKNFKDVPEVADHAKEKSLAAYHNYREAQSQEVREKREGSWKRWFTWL
- the efp gene encoding elongation factor P, with translation MYSTTDFRKGLKIEVEGTPYEIVDFQHFKPGKGGAMVRTKLRNILTGRMQDITFRSGEKVNKPDLETRDMQFLYRQDDDLIFMDMTTYEQLQMHITTTDGKEGFLKDGQECRVLLYKGSPLDIDIPLSLVLAVVETEPGAKGDTVSNVTKAAKLETGISVQVPIFVNEGDRIKVDTRTKEYLGRE
- a CDS encoding cation diffusion facilitator family transporter, with the protein product MNVMDNGASEKSRAAMLSLLAALGLTSIKLAVGLYTNSLGILSEALHSGLDLLAAALTLAAVRISAKPADSRHPYGHGKAENLSALAQTVLLFATCVWVVYEGVQRLTSGSSPVVPSLWGVGVMAISMAVDINRVRVLRRVAKNFNSQALEADALHFSTDILSSAVVLVGVLAVWLAQALQLPEPISRVLSQADTVAALLVAAIIFRASMHMASDAVNMLMDSASSQASEAIVVAVRKIAGISEVRRVRVRTSGPQSFVDLTVGVAPGLKVSDGHRLAHEAEEAVSGVLPGADVTVHVEPRKSCRIDENNPFALVQVAASEHGLAVHDVHVLSADSACHIELHVELPGQMPFDRAYARVKAFEDTLRDALPGVEIVSHMEPKAPSAALEPGASVSVPFSEMAWREIKAAVENEPLAAMPHKFSTYVLPEQGVCISFHCNVSVGLSVEEAHNVCTRLEKRIRAAVPQLGRLSIHMEPAVVSNTPAA
- the trxB gene encoding thioredoxin-disulfide reductase; translation: MKEYDAVVIGSGPAGITAAMYLARSGCSVLMPEQLAAGGQILQTEAMENYPGFPKGIKGYELADLFEAHLTGLDVDRPAAAVESVTGSAGRFAVRAGGVDYIGKTVIVCSGAHHKPLGLEGEDRLRGHGVSYCAICDGNFFRNQTVAVVGGGNSALEESLYLAKIVGKLYLIHRRDEFRGHKIYQDKLDAYGDKIEILRSSVVSRLHGENELTGLTVKELKTGEERHLPVDGLFVYVGYEPSTGFLPAEVVRDAQGFIITDTEMRTSIPGVFAAGDIRSKLCRQVITAAGDGATAAQAAFVFLEQLHA